A window from Pontibacillus yanchengensis encodes these proteins:
- a CDS encoding nucleobase:cation symporter-2 family protein — translation MKQMKATAIGLQHVLAMYAGAVIVPLIVGAQLGLSGEKLTYLVSIDLLMCGIATILQAMSNRFFGIGLPVVLGCTFTAVAPMISIGSNFGITAIYGAIIFTGLFVFLCAPIFGKLVQYFPPVVTGSVVTIIGITLIPVAMDNMAGGADSENYGAISNLMLAFGVLVFIIVLQRAFTGFVRAVSILIGLVIGTIVAAVMGKVDFSPLMDSAWLHIPKPFYFGTPTFEIAPIITMILVAIVSIVESTGVYFALSDICDRKLTEKEITKGYRAEGLAIFLGGFMNAFPYTTYSQNVGLVQLSGVKTRNVIFIAGGLLIAIGLIPKIGAITTLIPEPVLGGAMVPMFGMVVAYGIKMLGNVDLKKQENLLIIACSVGMGLGVTVAPDLFAKFPEQIQILTDNGIVAGSFMAIVLNVFLNIVPNKVKKNTTHTTQEVAS, via the coding sequence ATGAAGCAAATGAAAGCGACAGCTATCGGACTACAACACGTTTTGGCTATGTATGCCGGGGCGGTAATTGTACCATTAATTGTGGGCGCTCAATTAGGACTTAGTGGAGAAAAGTTAACATATCTAGTTTCCATTGATTTGTTGATGTGCGGCATCGCAACCATTTTACAAGCGATGAGTAATCGATTTTTTGGGATTGGATTACCTGTAGTGTTAGGATGTACATTTACTGCGGTAGCTCCTATGATTTCGATAGGAAGCAATTTTGGTATAACAGCCATCTATGGTGCTATTATTTTTACGGGTTTATTTGTCTTCCTTTGTGCGCCTATATTTGGAAAACTCGTTCAATATTTTCCCCCAGTTGTTACAGGTTCTGTAGTTACAATCATTGGTATTACGCTAATTCCAGTAGCAATGGATAATATGGCCGGTGGAGCAGATAGCGAAAATTATGGAGCTATTTCAAACCTTATGTTAGCTTTTGGTGTGCTAGTGTTTATTATTGTATTGCAACGAGCGTTTACAGGGTTTGTTCGGGCTGTCTCTATTCTAATTGGCTTGGTCATTGGAACGATTGTTGCTGCCGTTATGGGAAAAGTCGACTTCTCACCATTGATGGACTCCGCTTGGTTACACATTCCTAAACCTTTCTACTTTGGAACACCTACATTTGAGATTGCCCCAATCATTACAATGATATTAGTTGCGATTGTGAGTATTGTAGAATCCACTGGGGTTTATTTTGCGTTAAGTGATATCTGTGACCGAAAGCTAACAGAGAAGGAAATTACTAAAGGATACCGCGCAGAAGGATTAGCGATTTTTTTAGGTGGGTTTATGAATGCTTTTCCATACACAACGTACTCCCAGAACGTAGGACTTGTTCAACTTTCAGGAGTAAAAACCAGAAACGTAATCTTTATTGCAGGTGGATTACTTATTGCCATCGGCCTTATCCCTAAAATCGGTGCAATTACAACATTGATTCCTGAGCCAGTATTAGGAGGAGCGATGGTACCGATGTTTGGGATGGTTGTAGCATATGGTATTAAAATGCTAGGCAACGTCGATCTAAAAAAACAGGAAAACCTATTAATCATTGCTTGCTCAGTAGGAATGGGTCTTGGTGTTACCGTAGCTCCAGATTTATTCGCAAAGTTCCCTGAACAAATCCAAATATTAACAGATAATGGCATTGTAGCAGGAAGTTTTATGGCCATTGTCTTGAATGTGTTTTTGAATATTGTTCCAAATAAGGTTAAGAAGAACACTACGCATACGACTCAAGAGGTTGCTTCGTAA
- a CDS encoding xanthine phosphoribosyltransferase — MEELKKKIITEGKALNEEVLKVDAFLNHQIDPVLMKQIGKEFAEQYRESGITKILTLESSGISPSVMTGLELGVEVLVARKRKSLTLQEGLLSADVYSFTKQEQSTICISSEYIKDSDCVLIIDDFLANGQAVLGLMNLIEQTKASIAGVGVVIEKQFQKGGEELRNKGVRVDALAKIERLEKGKVSFTDEEVHI, encoded by the coding sequence TTGGAGGAACTAAAGAAGAAAATTATTACAGAAGGTAAAGCGTTGAATGAAGAAGTGTTAAAAGTAGATGCCTTCTTAAACCATCAAATTGATCCAGTACTGATGAAACAGATTGGTAAGGAATTTGCCGAACAATACCGAGAATCCGGAATAACCAAAATACTAACATTAGAATCCTCCGGAATATCACCTTCTGTTATGACAGGTCTAGAGCTTGGTGTAGAAGTATTGGTTGCTCGTAAGCGTAAATCTTTAACACTACAAGAAGGATTACTAAGTGCTGATGTATATTCCTTTACGAAACAAGAACAAAGCACTATTTGTATTTCTTCTGAGTATATAAAGGATAGTGATTGCGTCCTCATTATTGATGACTTTCTAGCAAATGGACAAGCTGTGTTAGGTTTAATGAACTTGATAGAGCAAACGAAAGCTTCTATAGCAGGGGTTGGTGTCGTCATTGAAAAGCAATTCCAAAAAGGTGGAGAAGAGCTTCGCAATAAAGGTGTTCGAGTTGATGCATTAGCTAAAATTGAAAGATTAGAAAAAGGGAAAGTATCCTTTACGGATGAGGAGGTTCACATATGA
- a CDS encoding VOC family protein produces MDMRICVINIYVSDLDFAIEWYREVLNLNISDENNNYPIAVDLETDNDLRLLLHKAEKDTQVDVWRESSTILTFEVPNIREKIKDLTEKGVKLMNEEPQWHPDGGERIAFKDPFGNVHELAELRSRAAPKDRI; encoded by the coding sequence ATGGATATGAGAATATGCGTCATTAATATCTATGTAAGCGACTTGGATTTTGCGATTGAATGGTACAGAGAAGTTCTAAACTTAAACATCTCTGATGAAAATAATAATTACCCAATTGCAGTGGATTTAGAGACAGACAACGATTTAAGACTTTTATTGCATAAAGCTGAAAAAGATACACAAGTAGATGTATGGAGAGAATCTTCAACTATACTAACTTTTGAAGTTCCTAATATCCGGGAGAAGATAAAAGATTTAACAGAAAAAGGGGTTAAACTAATGAACGAAGAACCTCAATGGCACCCTGACGGAGGCGAGCGTATTGCTTTTAAAGACCCATTCGGCAATGTGCACGAGTTAGCTGAGTTACGTTCAAGAGCTGCTCCAAAAGATCGTATCTGA
- a CDS encoding potassium channel family protein: protein MSVHTFFQWYFRTPVFLRLLLTVAFFMVFFGVIIHWIEPEVFPTIFDGIWWAIITGSTVGYGDFVPVTIIGKVFGILLIIAGGGLVTFYMATVSSSTVKYEQDLSKGKVEYRGAGHVIFIGWNERTKQLIDMIREFSPNEKVVLVDSTLETIPYKEYSIHYVQGNGSEDETLKRANINQARAAIITSDPSMKERQADQASILATVAIRGMNADIFIISEILTKEQITNAKRAGANTIVRSNDFMSTLFFHELYRKGHVKPFDTLVSQLSTQQYKQLEVPDELIGETFQTCSFKFMEQEELLLGIEKAGEIKINPPAKLTLDKSDRLLVLSALRQ from the coding sequence ATGAGTGTCCATACATTTTTTCAATGGTATTTCCGAACTCCTGTTTTTCTCCGCCTTTTGCTAACAGTAGCCTTTTTCATGGTTTTCTTTGGCGTCATCATCCACTGGATAGAACCCGAAGTTTTCCCGACAATTTTTGATGGTATTTGGTGGGCTATTATAACAGGCTCAACAGTCGGATATGGTGACTTTGTCCCTGTTACCATCATTGGAAAAGTGTTTGGTATCTTACTTATCATAGCTGGAGGCGGGCTTGTAACTTTCTACATGGCTACAGTCTCATCATCCACCGTTAAATATGAGCAAGATCTCTCAAAAGGGAAAGTAGAATACCGCGGAGCAGGTCATGTGATTTTCATTGGATGGAATGAACGCACGAAGCAATTAATTGACATGATTCGTGAATTCTCTCCCAATGAAAAAGTGGTGTTAGTGGACAGCACGTTAGAGACTATTCCTTATAAGGAGTATTCTATTCATTACGTACAAGGAAATGGTTCAGAAGACGAAACACTAAAGAGAGCGAATATCAATCAAGCAAGGGCAGCTATTATTACGTCCGATCCTTCCATGAAAGAAAGGCAGGCTGACCAAGCAAGCATACTTGCCACCGTCGCTATACGGGGGATGAATGCTGATATATTTATTATTTCGGAAATTCTTACCAAAGAACAAATTACGAATGCTAAGCGAGCAGGAGCCAATACAATTGTACGTTCCAATGACTTTATGAGTACATTATTCTTCCATGAACTATATCGAAAAGGACATGTTAAACCTTTTGATACACTAGTTAGTCAATTGTCCACTCAACAATATAAGCAATTAGAAGTACCAGATGAATTGATTGGAGAAACGTTTCAAACTTGTTCTTTTAAATTCATGGAACAGGAAGAATTATTGCTAGGGATTGAAAAAGCCGGAGAGATTAAAATCAACCCTCCAGCTAAATTGACACTTGATAAATCCGATCGTTTACTTGTATTGTCTGCCTTAAGACAATAA
- a CDS encoding YugN-like family protein, protein MIPVPSKIEGQVFSLYDLEQKLKPVGYVIGGNWDYDHGSFDYEIDDRVGYQFLRVPFSVVNGQLDDKEATVQLGEPFLLSHKYQRGLDDNVHVGNKTASFDQFSEPVDPDAEFPSEYVDTGKELVQELERTLLS, encoded by the coding sequence ATGATACCCGTTCCATCGAAAATTGAAGGGCAAGTTTTTTCGTTATACGATTTGGAGCAGAAATTAAAACCAGTTGGCTATGTGATTGGGGGGAACTGGGATTATGATCATGGTTCTTTCGATTATGAAATCGATGATCGAGTAGGTTACCAATTCCTCCGTGTACCCTTTAGTGTAGTGAATGGACAATTGGATGATAAAGAGGCAACCGTACAACTCGGAGAGCCCTTTTTACTCTCTCATAAATATCAAAGAGGACTAGATGACAATGTCCATGTGGGTAACAAAACAGCCTCCTTTGACCAATTTTCCGAACCGGTAGATCCAGACGCAGAATTCCCTTCTGAATACGTAGATACAGGTAAAGAATTGGTTCAGGAGTTAGAACGCACGTTATTGTCTTAA